The Flavobacterium commune genome contains the following window.
GTAGCTTTTTATCAATGCCCAAAGCCTCTGCAATGCTCAGATGGTTGTATTGCCCCACAATTTGCGGAATATAATAGGGTTTTGTCTCTGTTTTTAATTGTCCCTCAGAAGCTTGAATCTCCTGAGCAATTATTTTTAACAAAGTTGATTTTCCGACACCATTGTTGCCAATTAGAGCAATTTTATGGTGTTGATTTACAGTTAAATTGATGTTGCTGAACAACAAATCCTTATTAGGATGTATGTATCTAATGTTTTGTAAAATAAGCATAATTTCTTTCTTTAAAGAGTAATAGACGAGATAAACCCGTTGAGGTTTGCGTCTTTAAATAGTCTGAAAGAAATTAGTTATCACATTTATATGTAGTATTTTGAGTTGGCAAATATACAATTTTTTGTTTTTTGAAAATAGTTTTAAATCCAAAGAGCAGCTAATTCCGATTTAGTTTGAACAAGCTTTTAAAAAACTTACTTTTGCAATTCCTGAAAAAAGCCACTAATTGTCAGGCTTTAATATTATAATCTTCCACAAAAGAATGAAGCAGTATTTTAACTTATTTGATTTTTCGCAAAAAGTAAATTATAAAACCGAAATATTAGCGGGATTAACGGTTGCTATGACCATGATTCCGGAGTCGCTTTCTTTTGCAATTTTGGCAGGATTTCCGCCTTTAGTTGGATTGTATGCCGCTTTTATAATGGGCTTGGTAACAGCAATTTTTGGCGGACGTCCGGGATTGGTTTCCGGAGGAGCAGGAGCAACCGTAATTGTGTTGATAGCCTTAATGAAATCGCATGGTTTGGATTATGTTTTTGCCGCTGTGGCATTGGCAGGAGTAATCCAAATTTTAATAGGTTTGTTTAAACTGGGAAAGTTCATTCGATTAGTGCCTCAGCCCGTGATGTTTGGTTTTGTAAATGGCTTGGCGGTGGTCATATTTATGTCGCAATTAGAGCAATTTAAGACAATAGTGAATGGCGAAAGTGTTTGGTTGTCAGGAAGTCCGTTGTATATTATGTTGGGCTTGGTAGCTTTGACCATTGGAATTGTGTTGTTTTTTCCAAAAATCACCAAAGCCATTCCAGCTTCTTTGGTGGCAATTATGGTAGTTTTTGCATTGGTTTTAGGCTTTGGAATCCAAACTAAAACTGTTGCCGATATCGCATCGGTGAGTGGTGGATTTCCACCTTTTCACATCCCTAATATTCCTTTGAATTTAGAAACTTTACAATTGATTCTTCCGTATGCTTTGATTATGGCTTGTGTGGGATTGACCGAAGGTTTGTTGACTTTAAATTTAGTGGATGAAATTACCGGGACAAAAGGAAATGGAAGCAGGGAATGTGTGGCTCAGGGAAGTGCTAATATTTTAAACGGTTTTTTCTTTGGGATGGGCGGTTGTCCAATGATTGCACAAACTTTGGTGAATTTATCGGCAGGTTCCAGAGCGCGATTATCCGGAATTGTTGCAGCCTTAACGATACTTTGTATTGTGTTATTTGGCGCTCCTGTAATTGAAAAATTACCAATGGCAGCCTTAGTAGGTGTAATGTTTATGGTGGCAATAGGTACTTTTGAATGGATTAGTTTTCGAATTATCAACAAAATGCCAAAACACGATATTTTCGTGGGTATTACAGTCGCACTTATCACTATTGTGTTGCACAATTTGGCTTTAGCCGTATTGATTGGAGTTATCATTTCAGCATTGGTTTTTGCCTGGGAAAGTGCGAAGCGCATTCGTGCCAAAAAATATATCGATGATAAAGGAGTGAAGCATTACGAAATTTATGGTCCTTTGTTTTTTGCTTCAACTACCGCATTTGCTGAAAAATTTGACGTGCTGAATGATCCCAATGAAGTAATTATTGATTTTAAAGAAAGTAAAATTGCCGATATGAGTGCTATCGATGCCGTGCACAAAATTACCGAGCGTTATGCTAAAGTAGGGAAGACGTTGTATCTACGCCATTTAAGCGAAGACTGTCGCCAACTATTGCAAAACGCTCAGGGAATTATTGAGGTGAATATTATCGAAGATCCTACTTATAAAGTGGTTTCTAACTAGTATTTAAGTTGAATGGAATGTTTCGATTGTCAGTTCGAGCGAAGTCGAGAACGAATCCCCCGACTTCGCTCGGGAAGACATCCCAATATTATTTACTAGCATAATCGTGATAAATTTCATCAATCGGAATGCTGTTGGCATTACCGTCGTGAATGATTAATCGATAGCGTAACACAGTTGGTTTTTTATTCGATAACGGAACTGCTTTTGCTCCGGGAAACGGATAGACTGCATTTTGCATACTTTTTTTAGCCCGTAAAATCCAGGGATTTTTAGCTCCCGGGTTTTTAGGATTACATAAAATAGTAAGTCCGGCTTGATTTCCATTTGTAGCTAAAGCCCCCGAAATATCCATCCATTCGCTGGCAGGGATAGGAAGGTTAGTAGGGGTGATTTTTCCGCTTGGATCAGTAAACACAATATCATCACTAAGGCGAATTCGGGGAGAAAAGCCACCATAACCTTTTTCGTCTTCTGAGCCACCAATTTTTATATTCGGTTCGAGTGCCAATAGTGCAATTTCAATATCAATCAGACGATAATGCTGTTGTTTTGGATAGACTTGGATAGTAGTCATTTCTTTTACAAATGCTTTCTCCTTTCCGTTTTTGGATTTCCACAAAGGCGATTTCCAAAGAACGGTAGTTTGTATGGCCTTGCTGCCGTCTTTTGTTTTTTTCTCCTTTACAGAAGTAACTTCCCATTTAAAATTTTCTATTTCCCAGCCGTCGCCAATTCTTTTATCGCCAATATACAATTGATGCCAAGCCCAGAAAATCCCGCGATGATGCAAATGATCGACAGGGAAATCTTCGGTTAAAACGGTACCATCCAAAGTATATAATGGATGAATATAATTCGAACGGATGTATTTCCCATTAATCGATTTTTCTGAGGCTTGGTACGTTAAAATACTGTCTTTACCTTCTGTAAAATAGCTTTGATTCTTTTCGATTTTTAAATTGATCTGACCAAAATTGATTTGGCTACAAAAAATAATTGCTACTACTAGACGGGCTTTTTTGCATAGAATCATTTAGTTGCTTCGTTTAAATAGTCATCAAGATTGCCCAATGCCATTGTAAATCCTTCCTGGAATCCCATAGCAATGATTTGTTCCAGGTCTTCTAGTTTTTCATATTGAGCCACAATAGTTACTGTTGTAGTTTCTCCGTTCTCAGTAAAAGTATTGTTCCAAACTGTACGTGGGAAGTCGTTGTTTGTAGTGCCGTTTTCATCACAAAACGCATCCAAACCAGAAAAGCTTTTTAATAGTTCAATTTTTTTATAATCGTTTTTACACCAGTGTATTGCTCCTTCAGGACTTTCCATGTAATACAACCAAGTACCGCCCTCTCTAAAATCCATCGATTTTGTTTTGGTTTGATACGGTTTTGGTGCCCACCATAAATCTAATATTTCAGGTTTTGTCCAGGCATCCCAAACCAACGGAAGCTTGGCTGCAAATTCTCTTGTTACGTTTACGGTTTTGTTTTCTTTGTTGACAATGAAGTCAAATTGTAGATTCGTTTTCATCTGTTTTGTTTTTAAGGTTTGCTAATATGTTATCAAGTTCGTTAAAACGGTTTTCCCAAATGGCTTTAAATTGTGCTAACCATTGGTCTATTTCTTTCATTTTATTGAGCTCGAGTTGGTAATAAATTTCCCTTCCTTTTTGCTCCTGCTGGATTAATTCACATTCCGAAAGAATCCGCAAATGTTTAGAAATGGCTTGTCTGCTGGTGTTAAAATGTTCAGCAATGGCATTAGGTGTCATAGCCTGAACAGCAATGAGACTTATAATGGCTCTTCTTGTAGGATCGGCAATGGCTTGGAATATATCTCGTCTCATTTTATTTTAAATTAAGAAACCAATTAGTTGCAAATTTAAATGCAATTAATTGGTTGCGCAAATTTTTGAAGCATTTTTTTTTATATTTATAATAAAAAAATGACTCAGAGGAATATTTAAATATTATTTTTCTCCATAAATAACGAATGCACTTGAAGGAATTGAAACATTACCATCGGGAAATTTTTCATTGATTAATTCAGAAACTTCTTTTTTTATTTTTGCTCTCATGCTGTCATCGGCTTTGCTTAGCGCAGCCACAAATGGAGCTGCAATCTCAGTCATCATGGACCAATAAGTTTCATCAGTTCCGCAATTTACCGCTCCTAATACTTCGGATTCCGAGATGTTTCTAAGACCTGCTTCTTTAAACATGTTGGCAATAAATCCAGGTTTGGCACAGCGAAACATACCCGGAGCACCTTCAGGAGGAGCTTCAAGCCCCATATTTTTGTTTATGGTTCCACCAATGGCAGTTACCCAGAAGTTTTTTTCAGGACCAGCCCACACCGAAGTTGTAATTCGTCCTCCGGGTTTGAGTACTCTGGCTAATTCTTTGGCGGCCATTTGCATATCAGGAAAAAACATAAAACCCAGACGGCAACTAATAATATCAAAACTGTTGTCAGCAAAAGGAAGTTCAGAAACATCGCAAACCTGGGTTTCAAAATTTGGGATTCCTGCTTTACGTGCGTTTTCCTCAGCTATTTCAAGCATGCCTGCAGCCAGATCGGTGAATATTATTTTACCGTTTCCTATTTTTAGGGCAATGCTAATACCCGGTTCCCCTGTTCCTGATGCTACATCCAGTACGCTTTCATTTTCTTTTGGGTTCAGAAGTTTTATCATTTCATCACCTATAGGGTGTAAGAATTCCATAATCAGGCTGTCCCATTTTTTCCAACCAGGTGAAAATTTGTTCCAGGAGTCTTTTTGTTGTTCCCGGATTTGTTCAAGTTGTGCTTCCATGTCTTTTTTGTTTTAGATGTAAATAGATTTTAAACCTTATTTTAATGTGTTTTTTTGTTAGTTGGTAACAAAGTTCAGTACTCATTTTTTATGGCAATTGTTTAAAATAAATTTACGAAAAAATATTTCCTCTTGTTTTAAATCAGGGATGTTTGTTTTGTTTAAGATATTGATTAATAGTTGATTGTGTTGTTTTTAAGCCTTGCTTATTTGTGTTGAGAAAAAAATTGAAGCATGTTGTAAGTTTTTAAAAATAAAGACAACTAATGTATCAAAATCAAAACCTATGAAAACAATTATTATGATGCTACTTTTTATGGTAGTGTCTTGTGGAAAAGAATCATCTCCAGAGGGAAGATCAAAAATTAGAGATAAAAATCTTCAGGAACAGCTGGATAGTTTAAAACTTCAAAATGAGCAAATTATTGAAGATATTCGTTTGATAAAGAAAGAATTAAATATTGAAAATGAATAAGATTAGCTTATCTTAGTTGGTTTTCGAAATGAAATGATAGTAAATGGAATCCATAGAAAAAGATTTTTTAGCCACACTTTCCCGATACAATGCGATGATCCATAAACTTTGTCGGTTGTACCGTGATAGTCATGAAGATTGTGAAGATCTATTTCAGGAAATTGTTTTTCAACTCTGGAAATCCTATCCTAAATTTAGAGGAGATGCAAAAATAAGTACCTGGATGTATCGTATTGCTTTGAATACAGCAATAGCTTCTTTTAGGAAGAAAACAACCAATATTAATTATTCTTCTGAATTGCCTGATTTTGCCGAAGAGCAAAAAAGTGATGAAATCGAATTAAGACAAGAACGATTGTTTGCCGTTTTAAAATTATTAGACGATAGCGAAAAAGCCTTGATAGCCTTGTATTTTGAAGAATTGTCTTATCAGCAAATAGCTGAAATTACGGGAATCAATGAAAATTATGTTGGTGTAAAACTCAATCGCGTTAAAGCCAAAATAAAAACCTTAATGAAATAATCATGGAAATAGACGATTTAAAATCCGATTGGAATGCGGTACAGTCCATTCCCAAAAGCGAGGAAACACTATTATTGATGTTACAAGAAAACAAACATCCCGTTTTGAAATCAATTCGAAAACAAATTGTGATTGAAGTTATGGCATGGAGTTTATTTTTAATGGTGTATTATTCAATGTTTGATGGAGCAGAAAAACCTATATGGGTTAATTTGGTTTTGATAAGCACTCTTTTAATGCCAATATTACATAGCATTTATGGTTATCATTATAATAAGTATTTAGCAAATGGTTCGAATATTAAAGTCGCTTTAGAACGTCTTTATTATAGCTTAAAAAAATATGCTCTTATTGCCATAATTAGTAGAATAGGTTTTGTGTGTGGATTGTTGCTGTTTTTTAGTTACAATATTCATTTTACCACCGCTAAGTATTTTTTATTGGTATTTATTATAATTGTTTTTTTAATTCAATTGCTTGGTTTATATCGAATTTGGAGAAAGCGTTTGAGTATGCTTAAAAGTATGATTGTAACGTTTTTCGATTCGCAGTAAGATAATACGTTGTTTTTTCTTAATTTCTTATCAAAAAATCACTAAAAGTGGGTATTGCTATAAAAAGCGAATTCATATACTTTTACTTCGAATAAAAAAGGAAATAATTAACGAACTAATTATAGACAAGATGACAAATTCAGATAAGATTAGAAAAGTAAATGATTTACTTATTGAAGTAATCAAAGACGAAGAACATCAATTAGAAAGTTCTTTCAGTGGATTAAAAGATGTTGTTTTGAGTATTCTTGCTGATTATTGGCAAAATGAAAGAGAACCACAAATTTTTATGGAAAACATTTCATTAGAAATCGATTAATATAAAATAGAAAATATATAATTTGTCATTTTAGGGTTTGATAAATTTTTAAAGAAAGCCGCTTTAGTTTTAAAGTGGCTTTTCTTTTTTATAAAAAATATTCCCCAATCAAATAACACATAGCGTATCCGCTAATGCGAACTCTGTTTTCTAAAAGTTCACAATCTAAATAACCTTTTCGTT
Protein-coding sequences here:
- a CDS encoding RNA polymerase sigma factor, with protein sequence MESIEKDFLATLSRYNAMIHKLCRLYRDSHEDCEDLFQEIVFQLWKSYPKFRGDAKISTWMYRIALNTAIASFRKKTTNINYSSELPDFAEEQKSDEIELRQERLFAVLKLLDDSEKALIALYFEELSYQQIAEITGINENYVGVKLNRVKAKIKTLMK
- a CDS encoding SRPBCC family protein, yielding MKTNLQFDFIVNKENKTVNVTREFAAKLPLVWDAWTKPEILDLWWAPKPYQTKTKSMDFREGGTWLYYMESPEGAIHWCKNDYKKIELLKSFSGLDAFCDENGTTNNDFPRTVWNNTFTENGETTTVTIVAQYEKLEDLEQIIAMGFQEGFTMALGNLDDYLNEATK
- a CDS encoding DUF6807 family protein: MILCKKARLVVAIIFCSQINFGQINLKIEKNQSYFTEGKDSILTYQASEKSINGKYIRSNYIHPLYTLDGTVLTEDFPVDHLHHRGIFWAWHQLYIGDKRIGDGWEIENFKWEVTSVKEKKTKDGSKAIQTTVLWKSPLWKSKNGKEKAFVKEMTTIQVYPKQQHYRLIDIEIALLALEPNIKIGGSEDEKGYGGFSPRIRLSDDIVFTDPSGKITPTNLPIPASEWMDISGALATNGNQAGLTILCNPKNPGAKNPWILRAKKSMQNAVYPFPGAKAVPLSNKKPTVLRYRLIIHDGNANSIPIDEIYHDYASK
- a CDS encoding class I SAM-dependent methyltransferase, coding for MEAQLEQIREQQKDSWNKFSPGWKKWDSLIMEFLHPIGDEMIKLLNPKENESVLDVASGTGEPGISIALKIGNGKIIFTDLAAGMLEIAEENARKAGIPNFETQVCDVSELPFADNSFDIISCRLGFMFFPDMQMAAKELARVLKPGGRITTSVWAGPEKNFWVTAIGGTINKNMGLEAPPEGAPGMFRCAKPGFIANMFKEAGLRNISESEVLGAVNCGTDETYWSMMTEIAAPFVAALSKADDSMRAKIKKEVSELINEKFPDGNVSIPSSAFVIYGEK
- a CDS encoding SulP family inorganic anion transporter, which encodes MKQYFNLFDFSQKVNYKTEILAGLTVAMTMIPESLSFAILAGFPPLVGLYAAFIMGLVTAIFGGRPGLVSGGAGATVIVLIALMKSHGLDYVFAAVALAGVIQILIGLFKLGKFIRLVPQPVMFGFVNGLAVVIFMSQLEQFKTIVNGESVWLSGSPLYIMLGLVALTIGIVLFFPKITKAIPASLVAIMVVFALVLGFGIQTKTVADIASVSGGFPPFHIPNIPLNLETLQLILPYALIMACVGLTEGLLTLNLVDEITGTKGNGSRECVAQGSANILNGFFFGMGGCPMIAQTLVNLSAGSRARLSGIVAALTILCIVLFGAPVIEKLPMAALVGVMFMVAIGTFEWISFRIINKMPKHDIFVGITVALITIVLHNLALAVLIGVIISALVFAWESAKRIRAKKYIDDKGVKHYEIYGPLFFASTTAFAEKFDVLNDPNEVIIDFKESKIADMSAIDAVHKITERYAKVGKTLYLRHLSEDCRQLLQNAQGIIEVNIIEDPTYKVVSN
- a CDS encoding ArsR/SmtB family transcription factor — protein: MRRDIFQAIADPTRRAIISLIAVQAMTPNAIAEHFNTSRQAISKHLRILSECELIQQEQKGREIYYQLELNKMKEIDQWLAQFKAIWENRFNELDNILANLKNKTDENESTI